One window of the Eucalyptus grandis isolate ANBG69807.140 chromosome 6, ASM1654582v1, whole genome shotgun sequence genome contains the following:
- the LOC104448544 gene encoding probable inactive 2-oxoglutarate-dependent dioxygenase AOP2 yields the protein MSSIPTPKLPLIDLSELDGSKPGIGRWDSLQSQVRQALEEFGCFEALYDKMTLELHDDVFQESKELHELPADVKHRFVVPDKPFNGYIANRPLAPLHEVFGIPYVQGSIERFADLMWPEGNTRFCETMNKYITKVLELDSLVRKLVLRSFCIDNHGNLLGASIRYNFRLIKYAAPATESKKLGVMCHRDGNSVTILHQNHVNGLEVQTKDGRWIEVAPSSASSFIVLTGESFYGWSNGRLQSPCHRVMMSGHEPRYCIGFFSIDRGTIQCPQELVDEQHPLLFKPFDMDGLSRIYKTKEGQNGASAVDTFYRI from the exons ATGAGCTCTATCCCAACACCGAAGCTTCCCTTGATCGATCTGTCCGAATTAGATGGCTCAAAGCCAGGGATAGGTCGGTGGGACTCCTTGCAAAGTCAAGTCCGCCAAGCCCTTGAAGAATTCGGTTGCTTCGAAGCTTTGTATGATAAGATGACATTGGAGCTTCACGATGATGTGTTCCAAGAATCGAAGGAATTGCACGAGCTTCCGGCTGATGTGAAGCACCGATTTGTCGTCCCGGACAAACCGTTCAATGGCTACATTGCGAATAGGCCTCTCGCGCCCCTCCACGAGGTGTTTGGAATCCCCTATGTCCAGGGCTCCATCGAAAGATTTGCTGATCTCATGTGGCCAGAGGGAAACACAAGATTTTG TGAGACAATGAACAAGTATATTACGAAGGTTTTGGAGTTGGATTCGCTGGTGAGGAAGCTGGTTTTGCGAAGCTTTTGCATAGACAATCACGGGAATTTACTAGGGGCGTCCATCAGGTACAATTTCCGTCTCATAAAATATGCAGCTCCTGCAACTGAGTCCAAGAAGCTCGGCGTGATGTGCCATCGGGATGGGAACTCCGTTACCATACTTCACCAAAATCACGTGAACGGGCTGGAAGTGCAAACTAAGGATGGACGTTGGATCGAGGTCGCCCCTTCGTCTGCTTCATCTTTCATTGTCCTCACTGGGGAGTCATTCTAC GGATGGAGCAATGGGAGATTACAGAGCCCTTGTCACCGGGTAATGATGAGTGGGCATGAGCCAAGATATTGCATAGGATTCTTCTCTATCGACCGAGGCACAATTCAGTGTCCTCAAGAGCTTGTGGACGAGCAACACCCTCTGCTTTTCAAGCCCTTTGACATGGATGGTCTCTCCCGCATCTACAAGACAAAAGAGGGTCAAAATGGAGCTTCGGCTGTTGATACTTTTTATAGAATTTGA
- the LOC120294912 gene encoding polynucleotide 3'-phosphatase ZDP-like, producing MPTSSKTVVEYAKSNRSSCKKCFKTIDKNAVRLGLVNRDSRGFDMTSWHHMNCFPFESDSMSSTEAIKGFSLLQSSDQESLKGLIGSRKKTLEEIQERNEDEENEMEKYPKKRKIQERDDGAENEAKEGNAAKAQLALPEEENEVEITLSVSAIKDNYKDAKLSPKWKAFETIIFLERDEGLHGSSKIAAFDFDGCLVNTSVKRVGPDAWSLLYPSIPEKLRKLYDEGYKLVIFTNESNIERWKKKRQVAVDSKLGRLNGFIKLVNVPIQVFIACGVGKPTSGLAEDPYRKPKTGMWNVMAKYLNSGISIDMDKSFYVGDAAGRINDHSDADIKFAQAIGLKFHLPEEYFQE from the exons ATGCCGACTTCTTCAAAAACTGTTGTGGAGTACGCTAAGTCAAACCGGTCTTCATGCAAGAAGTGCTTCAAGACAATCGACAAAAATGCTGTTAGATTGGGGCTAGTGAATAGAGATTCTCGAGGTTTTGATATGACCAGTTGGCACCACATGAATTGCTTTCCTTTTGAATCAGATTCTATGAGTTCAACAGAGGCGATCAAAGGGTTCTCTCTTTTGCAG AGTAGTGACCAAGAGTCTCTAAAGGGATTGATAGGCAGCCGCAAGAAGACTCTGGAAGAG ATTCAAGAAaggaatgaagatgaagaaaatgaaatggagaAATATCCGAAAAAGCGTAAG ATTCAAGAAAGAGACGATGGTGCAGAAAATGAAGCAAAGGAAGGAAATGCTGCAAAAGCACAG CTGGCTCTACCTGAAGaggaaaatgaagtggaaatcACCCTTTCAGTTTCTGCAATCAAGGACAATTACAAG GATGCCAAACTATCACCAAAATGGAAAGCTTTTGAGACAATTATTTTTCTGGAGCGG GATGAAGGTCTTCATGGCTCAAGTAAAATCGCTGcatttgattttgatggttGTCTGGTGAATACATCTGTAAAAAG AGTAGGTCCAGATGCTTGGTCACTTCTGTATCCTTCAATTCCGGAGAAGTTGCGGAAGTTGTATGATGAAGGCTACAAGCTG GTCATCTTTACCAATGAATCCAACATTGAGCGCtggaagaaaaagagacaggTGGCTGTGGACTCAAAATTAGGAAGATTGAACGGCTTTATCAAGCTAGTGAATGTCCCAATTCAG GTGTTTATAGCTTGTGGTGTCGGTAAGCCTACTAGTGGTCTGGCAGAAGATCCCTATCGCAAACCCAAAACAGGAATGTGGAATGTTATGGCGAAGTATCTCAACTCTGGCATTTCGATTGATATGGACAA ATCCTTTTACGTTGGTGATGCTGCTGGGAGAATCAATGACCATAGTGATGCTGACATCAAATTTGCTCAG GCCATTGGTTTAAAGTTCCATCTCCCAGAGGAATATTTTCAGGAATGA
- the LOC104448546 gene encoding LOW QUALITY PROTEIN: tubby-like F-box protein 7 (The sequence of the model RefSeq protein was modified relative to this genomic sequence to represent the inferred CDS: inserted 1 base in 1 codon), producing the protein MSLRRALLSRKFSRSFKELNGKASREEAEEGAGGGGGGGGGGGGGRAEPEAAHGESWGTMLPELLGXIIRRVEESEDRWPQRQNVVACACVCKRWRDITREIVRSPLRSGQITFPSCLKQPGPRDSAHQCLIKRDKKTSTFYLSLTLSPSTPDEGKFLLAARRYRHGAHTEYIISLDADDVSQGSNAYVGKLSSDFLGTNFTIYDSQPPHDGAKPSSSRASRRFASKQISPQVPAGNFQVGQVSYKFNLLKSRGPRRMICSLNCPVSVEAPIDKQMDNAKMMKSGSLNSDYTILKNKAPRWHEHMQCWCLNFHGRVTVASVKNFQLVAIMDQSQPGGKGDEETVLLQFGKVGDDTFTMDYRQPLSAFQAFAVCLTSFGTKIACE; encoded by the exons ATGTCGCTGAGACGGGCGTTACTCTCGCGGAAGTTCTCCAGATCCTTCAAGGAGCTCAACGGCAAGGCCTCCcgggaggaggcggaggagggcgccgggggggggggagggggcggcggcggcggcggcgggggccgGGCGGAGCCGGAGGCCGCGCACGGCGAGTCATGGGGGACAATGCTGCCGGAGCTCCTCG AGATCATCCGCCGCGTGGAGGAGAGCGAGGACCGGTGGCCCCAGCGCCAGAACGTCGTCGCCTGCGCCTGCGTCTGCAAGCGGTGGAGGGACATCACGAGGGAAATCGTTCGGTCGCCGCTCCGCAGCGGCCAAATCACTTTCCCTTCCTGTCTCAAGCAG CCGGGGCCACGGGATTCTGCACATCAATGCCTTATAAAGCGGGACAAGAAGACTTCAACTTTCTACCTTTCTCTCACCCTCAGCCCAT CAACGCCAGATGAGGGGAAGTTTCTTTTAGCTGCTCGGAGATATAGGCATGGTGCTCACACTGAGTACATTATTTCTCTAGATGCTGATGATGTATCCCAAGGAAGTAATGCTTATGTTGGGAAGTTAAG CTCGGATTTTCTTGGTACCAACTTTACAATCTATGACAGCCAACCACCGCATGATGGTGCAAAGCCCTCAAGCAGCCGGGCGAGCCGCCGTTTTGCAAGCAAGCAAATAAGCCCCCAGGTCCCAGCTGGCAACTTTCAGGTCGGGCAGGTCTCTTACAAGTTCAACCTTTTGAAATCTAGAGGTCCGAGAAGGATGATCTGCTCGCTGAATTGCCCTGTGTCAGTAGAAGCACCTATCGATAAACAGATGGATAATGCCAAGATGATGAAATCAGGATCTCTCAACTCTGACTacacaattttgaaaaataaagctCCAAGGTGGCATGAGCACATGCAGTGCTGGTGCCTGAACTTCCATGGTCGCGTAACTGTGGCTTCagtaaaaaatttccaactcgTTGCCATAATGGACCAAAGCCAGCCGGGTGGGAAAGGAGATGAGGAGACCGTTCTTCTCCAATTCGGGAAAGTGGGGGACGATACTTTTACCATGGATTATCGGCAGCCCTTGTCTGCCTTCCAGGCATTTGCCGTCTGCCTTACCAGCTTTGGCACAAAAATTGCATGCGAGTAA
- the LOC104448545 gene encoding multiprotein-bridging factor 1b codes for MAGVGPISQDWEPVVIRKKAPNAAAKKDEKAVNAARRAGAEIETVRKANAGSNKAASSSTSLNTRKLDEETENLAHDRVPNELKKAIMQARMDKKLTQSQLAQLVNEKPQIIQEYESGKAIPNQQLITKLERALGVKLRGKK; via the exons atggcaggTGTGGGACCGATCTCGCAGGACTGGGAGCCGGTGGTCATCCGGAAGAAGGCGCCGAACGCCGCTGCCAAGAAGGACGAGAAGGCCGTCAACGCCGCCCGCCGCGCCGGCGCCGAGATCGAGACCGTCCGGAAAG CAAATGCTGGCTCAAACAAAGCTGCATCTAGCAGTACCTCTTTGAACACAAGGAAGCTTGATGAAGAAACAGAAAATCTTGCTC ATGATCGCGTGCCGAATGAGCTGAAGAAGGCTATTATGCAAGCTCGAATGGACAAGAAGCTTACCCAGTCCCAACTTGCTCAG CTGGTCAATGAAAAGCCCCAGATCATTCAAGAATATGAatctggaaaagcaattcctaATCAACAGCTAATTACCAAACTTGAAAGAGCCCTTGGTGTGAAGCTGCGAGGAAAAAAGTGA